The Thermosynechococcus sp. genome has a segment encoding these proteins:
- the tsaE gene encoding tRNA (adenosine(37)-N6)-threonylcarbamoyltransferase complex ATPase subunit type 1 TsaE: MTNLSLSLAELQALGRQWGTWLPAGTVLLLAGELGAGKTTFVQALGEGLNIEDVIQSPTFTLIQEYPEGRVPLYHFDLYRLAPAEVAALAPERYWLGEEIDPGIVAIEWPDRLPTLPPAYLRLQLQRWRERTHLTLEAVGAATGLLPRCLNL; this comes from the coding sequence ATGACGAACCTCAGCCTGAGTTTGGCAGAACTGCAAGCCTTAGGGCGCCAGTGGGGGACATGGCTGCCGGCGGGGACAGTGCTCCTGTTGGCGGGGGAGCTAGGGGCAGGAAAAACCACGTTTGTGCAAGCCTTGGGGGAGGGATTGAACATTGAAGATGTCATTCAAAGCCCCACCTTCACGCTAATTCAGGAATACCCTGAAGGGCGTGTGCCCCTCTATCACTTTGATCTCTATCGCCTGGCGCCTGCTGAAGTGGCGGCCTTGGCGCCAGAACGCTATTGGCTTGGCGAAGAAATTGATCCGGGGATTGTTGCCATTGAGTGGCCCGATCGCCTGCCGACCTTGCCCCCAGCTTATCTTAGGCTCCAGCTTCAACGGTGGCGGGAGCGCACCCATCTAACGCTAGAGGCTGTAGGGGCAGCGACAGGGCTGTTGCCCAGGTGCTTAAATCTTTGA
- the bchM gene encoding magnesium protoporphyrin IX methyltransferase: protein MTQSTADEKAIVQNYFNTTGFDRWRRIYGTDPVSKVQADIRMGHQQTIDTVLAWLKADGSLKGKLICDAGCGVGSLSIPLAKLGARVYASDISEKMVAEARDRAAVQLNGHHELILSVSDLEALRGKYHTVICLDVLIHYPDNQMAGMLAHLSSLAMERLILSFAPKTPKYTLLKKIGEFFPGASKATRAYLHSEEFIVEILRNLGWRIERNAMTKTRFYFSRLLEAVPA, encoded by the coding sequence ATGACGCAATCTACGGCCGACGAAAAGGCAATCGTTCAAAACTACTTCAACACGACTGGCTTCGATCGCTGGCGACGCATCTATGGCACGGACCCAGTCAGCAAGGTGCAGGCGGATATCCGCATGGGACACCAACAAACAATTGATACCGTCCTGGCATGGCTCAAAGCTGATGGCTCCCTCAAAGGTAAACTCATTTGTGATGCTGGCTGCGGTGTCGGCAGTTTAAGTATTCCCCTTGCCAAGCTAGGGGCACGGGTCTATGCCAGTGACATTTCCGAAAAGATGGTGGCCGAAGCCCGCGATCGCGCCGCTGTTCAGTTAAATGGCCACCATGAACTCATCCTCAGTGTCAGTGATCTTGAAGCCCTGCGGGGAAAATACCATACCGTCATCTGCCTCGACGTCCTCATCCACTATCCCGACAACCAAATGGCAGGGATGCTAGCCCACTTGAGTTCTTTGGCCATGGAGCGGCTGATCCTCAGCTTTGCCCCCAAAACACCAAAATATACGCTGCTGAAGAAGATTGGTGAATTCTTCCCCGGCGCCAGCAAGGCCACCCGTGCCTATCTCCACAGTGAGGAATTTATTGTGGAGATTTTGCGCAACTTGGGTTGGCGGATTGAGCGCAATGCCATGACCAAAACTCGCTTTTACTTTTCGCGACTCCTAGAAGCAGTGCCCGCCTAA
- a CDS encoding ABC transporter permease, giving the protein MANLSPLPTLDFLLPEVRRSLWRGGWLNGAAVIAVAVTLFIFGWGWQVSHLLGASVESLGNRLEITAYVSPQLSAAKVASLKEQLAALPAVADFTWIDRDRAWAELQADLGLKSEEGGLDLFDTNPLSDEIKIRAQSLEQVAPLANQIAQKEGIESVQYLERALTGLQSMQRVVRGVTFILVLLLSLTVVALVSAILRLIILVRQPEIEIMTLVGATQTWIYTPLFIQAASLGGGGGALAWMAGWVSSQQLQQWLAQQASFRALASKVSLEWSADLGVFLIIIGVILGLVSTRLALQTTAPMPQ; this is encoded by the coding sequence ATGGCAAACTTGAGTCCCTTACCCACCCTTGACTTTTTGCTTCCGGAAGTGCGCCGCAGTCTCTGGCGCGGGGGATGGCTCAACGGCGCCGCTGTGATCGCCGTGGCCGTGACGCTGTTTATTTTTGGTTGGGGCTGGCAAGTGTCCCACCTCCTTGGCGCCAGTGTTGAGTCCCTTGGCAATCGCTTAGAAATTACTGCCTATGTGTCGCCTCAGCTTTCTGCTGCCAAGGTAGCCAGCCTCAAGGAACAGTTGGCGGCATTACCGGCGGTAGCCGATTTCACTTGGATTGATCGCGATCGCGCGTGGGCAGAATTGCAAGCTGATTTGGGCCTCAAAAGTGAAGAGGGCGGCTTAGACCTCTTTGACACCAATCCCCTCAGCGATGAAATCAAGATCCGCGCCCAGAGCCTCGAACAGGTGGCTCCCTTAGCTAACCAAATTGCCCAAAAAGAAGGCATTGAGTCCGTGCAGTACCTTGAGCGCGCCCTAACGGGTCTGCAAAGTATGCAGCGAGTGGTGCGGGGCGTCACGTTCATTTTGGTGCTGCTACTGAGTTTAACGGTAGTTGCTCTGGTGAGCGCTATTTTGCGGTTGATTATCCTTGTGCGCCAACCCGAAATTGAGATCATGACACTCGTGGGTGCCACCCAAACTTGGATTTATACGCCCCTATTTATTCAAGCGGCCAGTCTAGGTGGTGGTGGCGGTGCCTTGGCGTGGATGGCTGGCTGGGTAAGTAGTCAACAGCTTCAGCAGTGGTTAGCCCAACAGGCCAGCTTTCGCGCCCTTGCCAGCAAAGTTTCCCTGGAATGGTCAGCGGACTTAGGTGTATTCCTGATCATCATTGGTGTCATTTTGGGGCTGGTGAGTACCCGATTGGCACTGCAAACCACAGCCCCTATGCCACAATAA
- the ftsE gene encoding cell division ATP-binding protein FtsE, whose protein sequence is MTAVTPVVPPCEPTSKGAIVAELYQVTKSFGGALPCLHRVSLQLRRGDFYFLTGASGSGKSTLLKLLCGQLRPDQGIVRLFGEEVNPQQNQRMAQLRRRLGVIFQDFKLLGDRSVAENVAFALLVRGIPKAEIQQRVQTALKLVGLSHKANANPQSLSGGEQQRVSIARAIVGGPELLLADEPTGNLDPQTSRQILALLDRLHQHGLTVLFTTHDLALTRLVPHRILHLHHGKLESLTHP, encoded by the coding sequence ATGACAGCAGTGACCCCCGTGGTACCCCCCTGTGAACCAACCTCTAAGGGGGCCATCGTTGCAGAACTGTATCAAGTCACGAAGTCCTTTGGTGGTGCGTTGCCCTGCTTACATCGTGTCAGTTTGCAACTGCGACGGGGAGACTTTTATTTTCTCACGGGTGCCTCGGGGTCGGGTAAATCCACCCTCTTAAAACTCCTCTGCGGTCAACTCCGACCCGATCAGGGCATCGTTCGCCTGTTTGGTGAGGAAGTCAATCCCCAGCAGAATCAGCGGATGGCACAGTTGCGGCGGCGCTTGGGGGTCATTTTTCAGGACTTTAAGCTGTTGGGCGATCGCTCGGTGGCAGAAAATGTGGCTTTTGCGCTACTGGTGCGCGGTATTCCCAAAGCAGAGATTCAGCAGCGGGTGCAAACGGCGCTCAAACTGGTGGGACTGAGCCACAAAGCCAATGCCAACCCCCAATCTCTTTCGGGGGGAGAGCAGCAGCGGGTGAGCATTGCGCGGGCGATCGTCGGTGGCCCTGAGCTATTATTGGCGGATGAACCCACGGGCAATCTAGATCCGCAAACGAGCCGGCAAATCCTTGCTCTGCTCGATCGTCTGCATCAACATGGGTTAACAGTCCTCTTTACGACCCATGATTTAGCCCTGACCCGCCTAGTCCCCCATCGGATTCTCCATTTGCACCATGGCAAACTTGAGTCCCTTACCCACCCTTGA
- a CDS encoding WecB/TagA/CpsF family glycosyltransferase, translated as MGYPLVMPTIPAKVSVLGFPLHLVDNAPEWLLMQQRDGHGQHVITLNSEMVMLAERTPEFADVLHRADLVIPDGSGVILYLRLHGLSVRRLPGIEFAEALLRLANDSPQPKRIFFYGAAPGVAEKVAARWQRELPNLKIVGVQSGYHDADMEAALIEKLKETQPHIILVALGVPRQEYWIDCHRHICPQAIWVGVGGSFDVWAGVKKRAPKLMQKLHLEWLYRLYQEPWRWRRMLALPQFAWKALLSRLHGRQRFSSR; from the coding sequence ATGGGTTACCCCCTTGTAATGCCCACCATTCCGGCAAAAGTCTCAGTTTTGGGATTTCCCCTCCATTTGGTGGACAATGCCCCTGAGTGGTTGCTGATGCAACAGCGAGATGGTCATGGCCAACACGTGATCACGCTCAATTCAGAGATGGTGATGCTGGCGGAGCGCACACCAGAGTTTGCTGACGTTTTACACCGTGCTGATTTGGTGATTCCCGATGGGTCGGGGGTCATTCTCTACTTGAGGTTACATGGCCTCTCTGTGCGCCGTCTGCCGGGGATTGAATTTGCCGAAGCTCTATTGCGACTCGCCAATGACTCTCCGCAGCCCAAACGGATCTTCTTTTATGGGGCAGCACCCGGGGTAGCAGAAAAAGTGGCTGCGCGCTGGCAGCGAGAGCTGCCGAACTTAAAGATTGTTGGCGTGCAGTCGGGTTACCACGATGCGGATATGGAAGCCGCCCTCATTGAAAAGCTCAAAGAAACCCAACCCCATATTATCCTTGTGGCTTTGGGGGTACCGCGTCAGGAATATTGGATCGATTGCCACCGCCATATTTGTCCCCAAGCGATTTGGGTCGGCGTTGGCGGTAGCTTTGATGTCTGGGCAGGGGTTAAAAAGCGGGCACCCAAACTGATGCAAAAACTCCATTTGGAGTGGCTCTACCGTCTTTACCAAGAACCCTGGCGTTGGCGGCGCATGCTGGCGCTACCCCAATTTGCATGGAAAGCACTCCTGAGTCGTTTGCATGGGCGACAGCGTTTTTCATCCCGATGA
- the psbD gene encoding photosystem II D2 protein (photosystem q(a) protein): MTIAIGRAPAERGWFDILDDWLKRDRFVFVGWSGILLFPCAYLALGGWLTGTTFVTSWYTHGLASSYLEGCNFLTVAVSTPANSMGHSLLLLWGPEAQGDFTRWCQLGGLWTFIALHGAFGLIGFMLRQFEIARLVGIRPYNAIAFSAPIAVFVSVFLIYPLGQSSWFFAPSFGVAAIFRFLLFFQGFHNWTLNPFHMMGVAGVLGGALLCAIHGATVENTLFQDGESASTFRAFSPTQAEETYSMVTANRFWSQIFGIAFSNKRWLHFFMLFVPVTGLWMSAIGVVGLALNLRSYDFISQEIRAAEDPEFETFYTKNLLLNEGIRAWMAPQDQPHENFVFPEEVLPRGNAL; encoded by the coding sequence ATGACGATCGCGATTGGACGAGCGCCAGCGGAACGGGGATGGTTTGACATCCTCGACGACTGGCTCAAACGGGACAGATTTGTCTTTGTCGGCTGGTCAGGCATCCTGCTTTTCCCCTGCGCCTACCTAGCGCTGGGTGGCTGGCTGACCGGGACCACCTTTGTGACCTCCTGGTACACCCATGGCCTGGCCTCCAGCTACCTGGAAGGGTGCAACTTCCTCACCGTTGCCGTTTCCACCCCCGCCAACAGCATGGGGCACTCCCTGCTCCTGCTGTGGGGCCCCGAAGCCCAAGGGGACTTCACCCGCTGGTGTCAACTGGGCGGTCTGTGGACCTTTATTGCCCTGCACGGCGCCTTTGGTCTGATTGGGTTCATGCTGCGGCAGTTTGAAATTGCTCGCTTGGTGGGCATCCGTCCCTACAACGCCATTGCCTTCAGCGCCCCCATTGCCGTCTTTGTCAGCGTCTTTTTGATCTATCCCCTGGGGCAATCCAGCTGGTTTTTTGCCCCCAGCTTTGGGGTTGCCGCCATCTTCCGTTTCCTGCTATTTTTCCAAGGGTTCCACAACTGGACCTTGAACCCCTTCCACATGATGGGGGTAGCCGGTGTGCTGGGGGGTGCCCTGTTGTGTGCCATCCACGGCGCCACGGTGGAAAATACCCTCTTCCAAGATGGAGAGAGTGCCAGCACCTTCCGAGCCTTTAGCCCGACCCAGGCGGAAGAGACCTACTCGATGGTGACGGCAAACCGGTTCTGGAGCCAAATTTTTGGCATTGCCTTCTCGAACAAGCGCTGGTTGCACTTTTTCATGTTGTTTGTGCCGGTGACGGGGCTGTGGATGAGTGCGATTGGCGTGGTGGGTCTAGCGTTGAACCTGCGGTCCTATGACTTCATTTCGCAGGAGATTCGGGCTGCGGAGGACCCTGAGTTTGAGACGTTCTACACGAAGAACCTGCTGTTGAATGAGGGCATCCGTGCTTGGATGGCCCCCCAAGACCAACCCCATGAAAACTTTGTCTTCCCAGAAGAGGTACTCCCCCGTGGTAACGCTCTGTAG
- the rfbC gene encoding dTDP-4-dehydrorhamnose 3,5-epimerase, giving the protein MVKVQPLAIADVLLLEPRVFRDQRGFFLESFNQRAFMAATGLAVTFVQDNHSASQQGVLRGLHYQHQHPQGKLIRVIEGKIFDVAVDLRRSSPTCGQWVGTWLSAENFQQLWIPPGFAHGFWVQSATAQVLYKTTDYYNPGDEHTLLWNDPTVGIQWPIDNEPLLSAKDQQGKSFSEVPLFP; this is encoded by the coding sequence ATGGTCAAGGTACAACCGCTGGCGATCGCTGACGTTCTCCTTCTAGAACCCCGTGTCTTTCGCGATCAACGCGGCTTTTTCTTGGAAAGCTTTAATCAACGAGCCTTTATGGCGGCCACAGGTTTGGCAGTGACCTTTGTCCAAGACAATCACTCCGCCTCCCAGCAGGGGGTTTTGCGAGGACTCCACTACCAGCACCAACACCCCCAAGGCAAACTGATTCGCGTTATCGAAGGAAAAATTTTTGATGTCGCCGTTGATTTACGGCGCTCTTCACCCACCTGTGGTCAATGGGTGGGAACTTGGCTGAGTGCCGAAAACTTCCAGCAATTGTGGATCCCCCCTGGCTTCGCCCACGGCTTCTGGGTGCAATCCGCCACCGCCCAAGTCCTCTACAAAACAACAGACTACTACAATCCAGGGGATGAACATACCCTACTGTGGAATGACCCAACCGTTGGCATTCAATGGCCCATTGATAACGAACCTCTCCTTTCTGCCAAAGATCAACAGGGCAAATCTTTTAGCGAAGTTCCCCTATTCCCTTGA
- the rfbA gene encoding glucose-1-phosphate thymidylyltransferase RfbA: MKGIILAGGSGTRLYPLTQVLSKQLMPIYDKPMIYYPLSILMLAGIREILIISTPEHLYLFEKLLGNGHQWGLSLSYCVQPQPNGLAEAFILGREFLQGEPVCLTLGDNLLYGHDLSEKLQRAAQLTAGAMIFGYRVANPQQYGVIEFDASGRVLGIEEKPAVPKSNYAVPGIYFYDHQVCDLAAQLQPSARGELEITDLNRLYLEKGQLRVELLGRGYAWLDTGTHDLLQQASSFIRTLEERQGLKIACLEEIALHRGYITPQQLYELAQPLRKSSYGQYLLQVWAEVTGGMHGQGTTAGDR; encoded by the coding sequence ATGAAAGGAATTATTCTCGCTGGCGGCTCAGGTACACGTCTCTATCCCCTAACACAGGTACTCAGCAAGCAACTGATGCCCATCTATGACAAACCAATGATTTACTATCCCCTCTCCATCTTGATGCTAGCGGGGATTCGGGAGATTCTCATTATTTCCACCCCAGAGCACCTCTATCTTTTTGAGAAACTTCTGGGGAATGGTCATCAGTGGGGCTTATCCCTCAGCTATTGTGTCCAGCCGCAGCCCAATGGCTTAGCGGAAGCCTTTATTTTAGGGCGCGAATTTTTGCAGGGGGAACCCGTGTGCCTGACCCTTGGGGATAATCTTCTCTACGGCCATGATCTCTCGGAGAAGTTGCAGCGGGCAGCTCAACTGACAGCAGGGGCAATGATCTTTGGCTACCGGGTGGCTAATCCGCAGCAGTACGGTGTTATCGAATTCGATGCCAGCGGTCGCGTTCTCGGTATCGAGGAAAAGCCAGCAGTGCCCAAGTCCAACTATGCCGTGCCGGGGATATATTTTTACGACCATCAGGTGTGCGATTTGGCCGCTCAGCTGCAACCTTCAGCGCGGGGAGAACTGGAAATTACTGACCTCAACCGCCTTTACCTGGAAAAGGGACAACTGCGGGTGGAATTGCTCGGACGGGGCTATGCGTGGCTGGATACGGGTACCCATGATCTGCTGCAACAGGCCAGTAGCTTTATTCGCACCCTAGAGGAACGGCAAGGGCTTAAAATTGCCTGTTTAGAGGAAATTGCCCTGCACCGGGGTTACATCACACCGCAGCAACTCTATGAACTGGCACAGCCCCTGCGCAAAAGTAGCTACGGCCAATATCTCTTGCAAGTTTGGGCAGAAGTAACAGGAGGAATGCATGGTCAAGGTACAACCGCTGGCGATCGCTGA
- the rfbB gene encoding dTDP-glucose 4,6-dehydratase: protein MIKFLVTGGGGFIGANFVRLALTEGWGAVLNLDKVTYACHPGTLAMLEQLPNYQFVKGDVGDRPLVRDLLQTCRPDAVIHFAAESHVDRSINSPRDFIQTNIVGTANLLEEVKTYWQQLPSGAQEAFRFIHISTDEVYGSLGPEDPPFREDTPYAPNSPYAASKAASDHLVRAYHHTYGLPTLTTNCSNNYGPYQFPEKLIPLVICQALGGHPLPIYGDGQNVRDWLYVEDHCRAVYTVWQKGQVGETYNIGGNCEKPNLEVVQTLCDLLQTLVPRSGLNYRSLITFVSDRPGHDRRYAIDATKIQRELGWQPQETFSSGLEKTVRWYLAHQDWVEAARTADYSAWLVTHYGSVLSHRP, encoded by the coding sequence ATGATCAAGTTTTTGGTAACGGGTGGCGGGGGCTTTATTGGCGCCAACTTTGTGCGCTTAGCCCTTACGGAAGGCTGGGGGGCGGTGCTCAACCTTGATAAGGTGACCTATGCCTGTCATCCCGGTACCTTGGCCATGCTGGAGCAACTGCCCAATTACCAATTTGTGAAAGGTGATGTGGGCGATCGCCCCCTTGTCCGGGACTTGTTGCAAACCTGCCGGCCCGACGCTGTCATTCACTTTGCGGCTGAGAGCCATGTCGATCGCTCCATCAATAGTCCGCGCGACTTTATCCAAACCAATATTGTGGGCACCGCTAATCTCTTAGAAGAAGTTAAAACCTACTGGCAACAGCTGCCCTCCGGAGCCCAGGAGGCCTTTCGCTTCATCCACATTTCCACCGATGAAGTCTATGGCAGTCTTGGCCCCGAAGATCCGCCTTTCCGAGAAGACACCCCCTATGCCCCCAACAGCCCCTATGCTGCTTCAAAGGCCGCCTCTGATCACCTGGTGCGTGCCTACCACCACACCTACGGGCTACCCACCCTCACCACTAACTGCTCCAACAACTACGGTCCCTACCAGTTTCCAGAAAAACTAATTCCCCTAGTGATCTGCCAAGCCTTAGGGGGGCACCCCCTGCCCATCTACGGCGACGGCCAAAATGTGCGCGATTGGCTCTATGTTGAGGATCACTGCCGTGCGGTCTATACCGTTTGGCAAAAGGGACAGGTGGGCGAAACCTACAACATTGGCGGCAATTGTGAAAAGCCTAACCTTGAGGTTGTGCAAACCCTCTGTGATCTGCTGCAAACCCTGGTACCCCGGTCTGGCTTAAATTACCGCAGTTTGATTACCTTTGTGAGCGATCGCCCCGGTCACGATCGCCGCTACGCCATTGATGCCACTAAAATTCAGCGGGAACTGGGGTGGCAGCCCCAAGAAACCTTTAGTAGTGGCTTAGAAAAAACGGTGCGGTGGTATCTTGCCCATCAAGACTGGGTGGAAGCAGCGCGTACCGCCGACTACAGTGCTTGGCTGGTCACCCACTACGGCAGCGTTCTCAGTCATCGCCCATGA
- a CDS encoding nucleoside deaminase: MDEFMAAAIAEAEQGLKEGGIPIGSVLVRNGQIIGRGHNQRVQRGSPILHAEIDCLANAGRISRYDDTVLYSTLMPCYLCAGAVVQFGIKKVVAGESQTFAGAREFMEAHGVEVIDLNLEQCQRLMRDFIAQYPQLWFEDIGKLTSKEV; encoded by the coding sequence ATGGACGAATTTATGGCGGCGGCGATCGCTGAAGCAGAACAAGGACTCAAAGAAGGTGGCATTCCCATTGGTTCCGTCTTGGTGCGCAATGGCCAAATCATTGGTCGTGGTCACAACCAGCGGGTCCAGCGGGGCAGCCCAATTCTGCATGCGGAGATTGATTGTCTGGCCAATGCGGGTCGCATCAGTCGCTACGATGATACAGTGCTCTACTCAACCCTGATGCCCTGCTATCTGTGTGCTGGTGCGGTGGTACAGTTTGGCATCAAAAAGGTGGTTGCTGGTGAATCCCAGACCTTTGCGGGGGCACGGGAGTTTATGGAAGCCCACGGCGTTGAGGTGATTGACCTGAACTTGGAGCAATGCCAGCGGCTAATGCGCGACTTTATTGCCCAGTATCCCCAGCTCTGGTTTGAGGACATTGGTAAACTCACTTCCAAAGAAGTCTAG
- the alr gene encoding alanine racemase: MLSQEQLTSSHECERAWIEIDLTALAANTRSLRQWLAPPTELLAVVKADAYGHGAPTVAQTVLAHGATWLGVATIPEGIALRQAGITAPILVLGSVNLPVQVQMMAEWQLQPTLSTPKQALIFSDYADRRREPLDVHLMIDTGMSRLGCPWQDAVGFVQFVQRLPHLRIQGIYSHFASADDPDPSLMRQQQAYFEQVWAQIAALGLGPVRRHMANSAATLANRSSHYDMVRIGLGLYGVYPAPHLREVVPLKPVMQVRSRITLLKEIPAGTGISYGHQFIAPRPMKIAVVGIGYADGVPRLLSNKLEVLVQGKRVRQVGAITMDQLMIDVSDMDGLQEGDVVTLLGEDGGDCLTVETWAEALGTITWEILCGFKNRLPRIPVS; the protein is encoded by the coding sequence ATGCTCAGTCAGGAACAGCTCACCAGTTCCCATGAGTGTGAGCGCGCATGGATTGAAATTGATTTGACAGCCTTGGCGGCTAATACGCGCAGCTTGCGCCAGTGGCTGGCACCGCCAACGGAACTTTTAGCCGTGGTGAAGGCAGATGCCTATGGTCATGGTGCGCCCACTGTGGCACAGACGGTTTTAGCCCATGGTGCGACTTGGCTAGGGGTGGCAACGATTCCGGAAGGGATTGCCCTACGGCAGGCAGGGATTACAGCGCCGATTTTGGTCTTGGGATCCGTCAATTTGCCCGTCCAGGTGCAGATGATGGCTGAGTGGCAGCTTCAACCTACCCTCTCTACACCCAAGCAAGCCCTGATTTTCTCCGACTACGCCGATCGCCGGCGCGAACCCCTTGATGTCCATTTGATGATTGATACGGGTATGTCTCGCTTGGGCTGTCCCTGGCAGGATGCAGTGGGGTTTGTGCAGTTTGTGCAGCGGCTACCTCACCTGCGCATTCAGGGGATTTACTCCCACTTTGCCAGTGCCGATGATCCGGATCCCAGTTTGATGCGGCAGCAGCAGGCCTACTTTGAACAGGTATGGGCACAAATTGCCGCCCTGGGTTTAGGCCCTGTGCGCCGTCACATGGCCAATTCGGCAGCAACATTGGCGAACCGCAGTAGCCACTACGACATGGTGCGCATTGGCTTGGGCCTCTACGGGGTGTATCCTGCCCCCCATCTACGCGAAGTTGTTCCTTTAAAACCAGTGATGCAGGTGCGATCGCGCATTACCCTCTTGAAAGAGATTCCCGCTGGCACCGGCATTAGCTACGGTCATCAATTCATTGCCCCGCGGCCGATGAAAATTGCCGTTGTGGGCATTGGCTATGCCGATGGAGTGCCGCGTCTTCTTTCCAACAAGCTCGAAGTCCTAGTCCAGGGAAAACGGGTGCGCCAGGTGGGGGCAATTACGATGGATCAACTGATGATTGATGTCAGTGATATGGATGGCTTACAGGAGGGGGATGTGGTAACCCTCCTTGGGGAAGATGGCGGCGACTGCCTGACGGTGGAGACTTGGGCGGAAGCCCTCGGCACAATTACTTGGGAAATTCTCTGTGGCTTCAAGAACCGCTTGCCGCGTATTCCTGTCTCCTAA
- the murI gene encoding glutamate racemase yields the protein MDNWHKISLRLNPLGAIGVFDSGVGGLTVLQALQSLLPQESFLYFGDTARLPYGTRRRSEILQYVREILRWMHSQGVKMAVMACNTSSALALTQVRSEFSFPILGLIVPAAKMAVTLGKRIGVIATPATVKSGAYARALQELSPRVAIAQVACPEFVPLVESNCLEGDRVHRIVRQTLSPLVEFDPDTLIYGCTHYPHLRHVIEQYLPTTVHHLDPAHAVARAAVRKLEAMNLATPCPQGQVQFYVSGIPEQFAQLASQWLGYYPRVEHLPLSVLTQCHWPLEITVPPPAPSAVVAS from the coding sequence GTGGACAACTGGCACAAGATATCCCTAAGGCTCAATCCCCTGGGAGCGATTGGCGTGTTTGACAGTGGGGTGGGGGGCCTAACGGTTTTACAGGCACTCCAAAGCCTTTTACCCCAAGAATCGTTTCTCTACTTTGGTGATACAGCACGGTTGCCCTATGGGACTCGCCGTCGCAGTGAAATCCTCCAATATGTGCGGGAGATTCTCAGGTGGATGCATTCCCAGGGGGTCAAGATGGCAGTGATGGCCTGCAACACCAGTTCAGCCCTTGCCTTGACACAAGTGCGCAGTGAGTTTTCCTTTCCGATCCTGGGTTTGATTGTCCCCGCTGCTAAAATGGCGGTCACGCTAGGAAAGCGCATTGGGGTCATTGCCACTCCCGCAACCGTTAAAAGTGGTGCCTATGCCCGGGCACTTCAGGAACTCTCCCCCAGGGTGGCGATCGCCCAAGTGGCTTGTCCTGAGTTTGTCCCCCTTGTGGAAAGCAATTGCCTAGAGGGCGATCGCGTCCATCGCATTGTTCGGCAGACCCTAAGCCCCCTAGTGGAATTTGACCCCGATACCCTCATTTATGGTTGCACCCATTACCCCCACCTGCGTCATGTGATTGAGCAATATTTGCCCACAACGGTTCATCACCTTGATCCTGCCCATGCAGTTGCCCGCGCCGCCGTGCGCAAACTAGAGGCCATGAATTTGGCGACTCCCTGCCCCCAAGGCCAAGTGCAATTTTATGTCAGTGGGATACCCGAACAATTTGCCCAATTAGCGAGTCAGTGGCTGGGATACTACCCAAGGGTGGAACATCTGCCCTTAAGTGTCTTAACCCAATGCCACTGGCCATTAGAGATAACCGTACCGCCACCAGCGCCCTCCGCAGTTGTTGCCAGCTAG
- a CDS encoding Bax inhibitor-1 family protein, whose product MSSTSNFQEAIREARSSAIVGPNVIRNALPFLGGGLILTAIGSWGGLGVLSAAPQLFMPTFIGAIIAELVLFFVAQGAARKGNNGLALPLLATYSLLSGYTLSGLIAVALSTVGIMGIIIAAAGCGITFLAASPIGSNLSERDGFALAKTVQLGIIALLVVLLLQLVFSFFGVFTPTFLEIAISGIGVVLFVGAAVVDFFVLPRTYRDDQYLSAALSMYLTYINLFIFILRLLIALNRSR is encoded by the coding sequence GTGAGTAGTACCAGTAATTTTCAAGAGGCAATTCGCGAAGCGCGCAGTAGTGCAATTGTCGGCCCTAATGTGATTCGCAATGCCCTACCCTTTTTGGGTGGGGGTCTCATTCTCACCGCCATCGGCAGCTGGGGCGGTCTTGGGGTTCTAAGTGCTGCCCCCCAACTGTTCATGCCTACGTTCATTGGGGCAATCATTGCTGAGCTGGTGCTCTTTTTTGTGGCGCAGGGAGCAGCTCGCAAAGGGAATAATGGGCTGGCACTGCCCCTGTTGGCCACCTACAGCCTGCTGTCGGGCTATACCCTTTCTGGTTTGATTGCGGTTGCCCTCAGTACAGTGGGCATTATGGGCATCATCATTGCCGCCGCCGGCTGCGGCATCACGTTTCTGGCCGCTAGCCCTATTGGCTCGAATCTGTCGGAGCGCGATGGCTTTGCCCTTGCCAAAACGGTACAACTGGGGATTATTGCCCTGCTGGTGGTGCTGCTTCTGCAGTTAGTCTTCAGCTTCTTTGGTGTCTTTACGCCTACGTTTCTAGAAATTGCGATTTCTGGCATCGGCGTCGTACTCTTTGTGGGGGCTGCGGTGGTGGATTTCTTTGTGCTGCCCCGCACCTACCGCGACGATCAGTATCTCTCTGCTGCCCTTTCGATGTACTTGACCTACATCAACCTCTTTATCTTTATCCTGCGGTTACTGATTGCCCTCAATCGCAGTCGCTAG